A single Drosophila willistoni isolate 14030-0811.24 unplaced genomic scaffold, UCI_dwil_1.1 Seg173, whole genome shotgun sequence DNA region contains:
- the LOC26529577 gene encoding LOW QUALITY PROTEIN: uncharacterized protein LOC26529577 (The sequence of the model RefSeq protein was modified relative to this genomic sequence to represent the inferred CDS: inserted 2 bases in 2 codons), producing the protein MHSLMDMDNATLGFLRSPFSIDIPHAFVYNDTQNTRPIFCGPYMETVKLFAQVYHYQLQLDELESLPKKSLVEQKISDGNYNLSLHGVLVRSEMEERLPNETEHSYPLELMRNCVMVPLAPELPKWMYVVWPLGRYIWTSLFLGIFYIAFRMRFXHWREXKSPKSITQNMLYAMAFLMYSPNMNMNLKLSRPSVRVLYLYSYKHSYFAI; encoded by the exons ATGCACTCACTAATGGACATGGACAACGCGACATTGGGATTTCTTCGGTCGCCATTTAGTATTGATATACCGCATGCCTTTGTGTATAACGATACACAGAACACAAGGCCAATATTCTGTGGACCGTATATGGAGACGGTGAAGCTATTTGCCCAGGTCTATCATTATCAACTGCAGCTGGATGAGCTTGAGAGTCTGCCCAAGAAGTCGCTTGTTGAGCAGAAAATATCCGATGGCAATTATAATTTATCACTGCATGGAGTTCTGGTAAGATCAGAGATGGAGGAGAGATTACCAAACGAAACGGAGCACAGTTATCCGCTGGAGCTGATGAGAAACTGTGTAATGGTGCCTCTTGCACCCGAATTGCCCAAATGGATGTATGTAGTTTGGCCACTGGGCAGATACATTTGGACATCCCTGTTCTTGGGCATTTTCTATATAGCCTTTCGTATGCGCT CTCACTGGCGTG AAAAGTCTCCCAAATCCATCACACAAAATATGCTCTACGCCATGGCTTTCCTAATGTACAGTCCGAATATGAACATGAATTTGAAGCTCAGTAGACCTTCCGTACGGGTGTTATATCTATACTCATATAAGCATTCATATTTTGCTATATGA